From the Marinomonas sp. THO17 genome, one window contains:
- a CDS encoding ATP-binding cassette domain-containing protein, translating to MEDAYIKVQGLSFYRGERAIYKNVSLTIPRGKVTAVMGPSGTGKTTLLKLIAAQLVPDQGQIWVDGQDVHSLSRKKLYKVRKKMGMLFQSGALFSDMSVAENIAFPLEEHTQLDKKRIQEIVMDKLHSVGLRGAHQLMPSELSGGMARRVALARAIALDPDLVMYDEPFTGQDPISKGVLVKLIRQLNDAANITSVLVSHDVEESLSIADHVCILAGGKVIAEGTPEEIHASKDPQVKQFMKGEPDGPVPFHYPEQTQSQGVSI from the coding sequence GTGGAAGACGCATATATAAAGGTGCAAGGGTTAAGTTTTTATCGTGGTGAAAGAGCCATCTATAAAAATGTCTCTTTGACCATTCCAAGAGGTAAGGTAACTGCTGTAATGGGGCCAAGTGGTACAGGTAAAACCACTTTGTTGAAATTAATCGCCGCACAATTGGTGCCGGATCAGGGACAGATATGGGTAGATGGACAAGATGTTCATAGTTTGTCTCGTAAGAAGCTTTATAAAGTCCGCAAAAAAATGGGCATGCTTTTTCAGAGTGGTGCCTTGTTCAGTGATATGTCAGTGGCAGAAAACATCGCCTTTCCACTTGAGGAGCATACTCAACTCGACAAAAAACGTATTCAAGAAATTGTCATGGACAAACTTCATAGTGTAGGTCTACGTGGCGCGCATCAACTTATGCCGTCTGAATTATCTGGCGGTATGGCAAGGCGTGTAGCATTAGCCAGAGCTATCGCCTTGGATCCGGACTTGGTGATGTATGATGAACCCTTTACTGGTCAAGACCCTATCTCAAAGGGCGTGCTGGTTAAATTGATTCGACAATTAAACGATGCAGCTAACATTACTTCTGTGTTGGTGTCTCATGATGTTGAAGAATCCCTGTCTATTGCTGACCATGTCTGTATTTTGGCTGGTGGTAAAGTGATTGCCGAAGGCACTCCTGAAGAAATTCACGCTTCCAAAGATCCGCAGGTTAAACAATTTATGAAAGGCGAGCCAGATGGTCCCGTACCATTTCATTATCCTGAGCAAACTCAGTCACAAGGAGTATCAATATGA
- a CDS encoding ABC transporter substrate-binding protein: protein MIKLLTGTCLVLSLLLSSIVWANDNEGARDAVVKVVNAFRDDIVKDKDFLAKNPDELAVRVDRILADVVDFDDFSRKVMGKYYRRATPEQRERFANVTKDTLLQTYGSSLLELDPDRINVLPLGPQGRGRETKVNVDFQMENGNLLNIIFYMEQNKSQQWLLSNVAINNINFGLTFRKQFGVMMEQNRNDIEAAILAWKDSLAKKS from the coding sequence ATGATAAAACTGCTGACTGGTACCTGTCTTGTTTTGTCTTTATTGCTGAGCTCAATTGTTTGGGCAAATGATAATGAAGGTGCAAGGGATGCCGTAGTGAAAGTCGTCAATGCATTCCGTGATGATATAGTAAAAGATAAGGACTTCTTAGCAAAAAATCCTGACGAACTTGCTGTCAGGGTGGATAGAATTTTAGCAGACGTAGTGGATTTTGATGATTTTTCTCGTAAGGTGATGGGGAAGTATTATCGACGAGCTACGCCGGAGCAAAGAGAGCGTTTTGCTAACGTCACTAAAGACACTTTGCTGCAGACTTATGGTTCTTCATTGTTAGAGTTAGACCCTGATCGAATTAATGTGTTGCCATTAGGACCTCAAGGTCGTGGCCGTGAAACCAAAGTTAATGTAGATTTCCAAATGGAAAATGGTAACCTGCTGAACATCATCTTCTACATGGAGCAAAACAAGAGTCAGCAATGGTTATTGAGTAATGTGGCAATTAATAACATTAATTTTGGTCTGACATTTCGTAAGCAATTTGGCGTCATGATGGAGCAGAATCGAAATGATATAGAAGCTGCGATTCTTGCTTGGAAGGATTCATTAGCGAAAAAGTCATAA
- the mlaD gene encoding outer membrane lipid asymmetry maintenance protein MlaD, giving the protein MRSKRTELLVGCFIVLGVAAFVYLAVQVSGLGFSAQKDSYKIVARFDDIGGLTSRSKVTIAGVTVGSVESISFDKDLYMGLVTMNIDADVDNIPEDSSIAILTSGLLGEKYLGITIGADDKMLTEGGEIFDTQSALVLENLISQFLFNSGDSE; this is encoded by the coding sequence ATGAGAAGTAAGCGTACTGAATTATTAGTTGGATGTTTTATTGTATTGGGAGTGGCAGCCTTTGTTTACTTGGCGGTGCAAGTAAGCGGCTTGGGGTTTTCTGCTCAAAAAGATTCTTACAAAATTGTCGCCAGGTTTGATGATATTGGCGGTTTGACGAGTCGTTCAAAGGTCACTATTGCGGGTGTAACAGTTGGTTCTGTTGAGTCCATCTCTTTTGATAAAGACTTGTACATGGGGTTGGTGACTATGAATATCGATGCCGATGTCGATAATATTCCTGAGGACAGTTCGATTGCCATTTTAACCAGTGGTTTATTAGGTGAGAAGTATCTTGGTATTACCATAGGTGCGGATGACAAAATGCTGACAGAAGGTGGAGAAATTTTTGATACTCAATCTGCTTTAGTATTGGAGAACTTGATCAGTCAATTCCTATTTAATTCAGGCGATTCGGAGTAA
- a CDS encoding BolA/IbaG family iron-sulfur metabolism protein has protein sequence MNAGEVKALLESSIRDSEVIAEGEGCNFQVVIVSSEFEGLSTVKRQQLVYSHLQDAIASGAIHAVTMKTYTPEQADKL, from the coding sequence GTGAACGCAGGTGAAGTAAAAGCACTTTTGGAATCTTCTATTCGTGATAGTGAAGTCATAGCGGAGGGAGAAGGTTGTAATTTTCAAGTAGTCATTGTATCGAGTGAATTTGAAGGTTTGTCGACGGTGAAACGTCAACAGCTTGTGTATTCACATTTACAAGACGCCATTGCCAGTGGTGCTATTCACGCTGTAACCATGAAAACTTACACGCCAGAGCAAGCAGATAAGCTGTAA
- the hisG gene encoding ATP phosphoribosyltransferase, with protein sequence MSKALTIALSKGRILGETLPLLEKANIIPAEDITKSRKLIFDTNHQHIKLVILRATDVPTYVEHGVADFGVAGKDVLMEASTKNLYELLDLKISKCRLMTAGVVDQALPQRRLKVASKFSKTAKQYFAEQGIQADVIKLYGAMELAPIMGLADLIVDIVDTGNTLKANGLEARDLIAPISTRLVVNKAAYKTKFAEIEPILEMLRKAVDENEGQ encoded by the coding sequence ATGAGTAAAGCATTAACCATCGCCCTTTCAAAAGGGCGTATTTTGGGCGAAACCCTACCGCTTTTGGAAAAGGCTAATATCATTCCCGCAGAGGACATTACTAAGAGCCGCAAGCTGATTTTTGATACCAATCACCAGCATATTAAATTGGTTATTTTGCGTGCAACTGATGTGCCTACCTATGTTGAACATGGTGTAGCGGATTTTGGTGTGGCAGGCAAAGACGTTTTAATGGAAGCTTCGACCAAAAATTTGTACGAACTTTTGGATTTGAAAATTTCCAAATGTCGTTTGATGACGGCTGGTGTTGTTGATCAGGCATTACCGCAACGTCGTCTAAAAGTTGCGTCCAAATTTTCTAAAACAGCTAAGCAATATTTTGCTGAGCAAGGTATCCAAGCGGATGTTATTAAGCTCTATGGTGCTATGGAATTAGCACCTATTATGGGCTTGGCTGATTTGATTGTAGACATAGTGGATACGGGTAACACGCTAAAAGCAAATGGTCTAGAAGCGAGAGACTTAATTGCTCCAATTAGTACCCGTCTGGTAGTGAATAAAGCGGCATACAAAACTAAATTTGCTGAGATTGAGCCTATCCTTGAAATGCTAAGAAAAGCCGTGGACGAAAACGAGGGCCAATAA
- a CDS encoding SRPBCC family protein, whose product MLGKSHGHSNAIYSIRRVTRVLALIILLLVGAGFFLPTSYRVERSVVINATPQRILTFALAGENLPLWLHVQNGRLQSSQGELSVGQTLAIDYQDKDVKGSLTLLSVTSSEFMFEVRPKPNVNLVQNQIRLLSSSDGTQVVWRIEGDLDAGFIGPYLAIFANDMAGENFEIGLQKLKNLVESQTQ is encoded by the coding sequence ATGTTAGGCAAAAGTCACGGCCACTCTAATGCAATCTATTCGATTCGTCGTGTCACCCGTGTTCTCGCTTTGATTATCTTGTTGTTGGTAGGAGCTGGTTTTTTTCTACCAACAAGTTATCGGGTTGAGCGCAGTGTCGTGATCAATGCCACGCCACAGCGTATTCTAACCTTTGCCTTAGCTGGGGAGAATTTACCTCTGTGGCTACATGTACAAAATGGTCGTCTACAATCATCTCAGGGTGAATTGTCAGTAGGTCAGACTCTTGCCATCGATTATCAAGATAAAGATGTGAAAGGGAGTTTGACTTTGTTATCGGTAACTTCTTCGGAGTTTATGTTTGAAGTTCGTCCTAAGCCAAATGTGAATCTGGTACAGAACCAAATCCGTTTATTATCCTCTTCTGACGGTACGCAAGTTGTTTGGCGAATTGAAGGGGACTTAGATGCTGGTTTTATTGGGCCTTATTTAGCCATTTTTGCAAATGATATGGCAGGTGAGAATTTTGAAATTGGCCTGCAAAAGCTGAAAAATTTGGTAGAGAGTCAGACTCAATAA
- a CDS encoding DUF1043 domain-containing protein encodes MNLEEFNVIVFITGIILGSIATYSIKNLLNKNNNKPIEANDNLVTMKSLQQELANKQVIIDNFFADSNEQLNIVEKRLGELRANLASSASQISNVKVDAPMSHRDTLETNPNEPPRDYALKNDKDHGMLSEAFGLKNKNTDLEPKRTI; translated from the coding sequence ATGAATTTAGAAGAATTCAATGTCATTGTTTTTATTACTGGAATTATCCTTGGTAGTATTGCGACCTATTCGATCAAAAACCTTCTAAACAAGAACAATAACAAGCCAATTGAAGCAAACGACAACTTGGTAACCATGAAATCCCTGCAGCAGGAATTAGCCAACAAACAAGTCATTATTGATAATTTTTTTGCCGACAGTAATGAACAACTCAACATAGTGGAAAAGCGTCTTGGCGAACTAAGAGCTAACCTAGCCAGCAGCGCTTCTCAAATAAGCAATGTAAAGGTAGATGCTCCTATGTCTCACCGAGACACTTTAGAAACTAACCCGAATGAACCACCAAGAGATTATGCTCTGAAGAATGATAAAGATCATGGTATGTTGAGTGAAGCATTTGGACTTAAAAACAAAAATACCGATCTAGAACCAAAGCGAACAATTTAA
- the murA gene encoding UDP-N-acetylglucosamine 1-carboxyvinyltransferase: MDKLLITGGSPLNGVVRASGAKNAALPILAATLLTKDLITIKNLPHLHDITTMLELLGSMGCGVVVDEKMSVQLDISTLNNCEAPYELVKTMRASILVLGPLVSHFGRAVVSLPGGCAIGSRPVDLHLRGLEAMGAKIDVTGGNIVATVDGRLQGARIFFDKVTVTGTENLLMAATLAEGQTILENAAREPEVVDLAECLISMGAKISGHGSDTIVVDGVEALHGTTYPVMPDRIETGTFLVAAAITGGKVKVIDTDVKSLEAVLSKLEEAGAKVSCGDDWIEVDMEGRQPKAVNISTAPYPAFPTDMQAQFVALNSVATGVGRVIENIFENRFMHVDEMLRMGADIEVNGNTAIIRGCDKLKGAPVMATDLRASASLVLSALVAEGDTKIDRIYHIDRGYECIEEKFGALGAKISRVLN, from the coding sequence ATGGATAAGCTTTTAATTACTGGTGGGTCACCTTTAAACGGTGTGGTGCGAGCTTCAGGGGCGAAAAATGCTGCGCTTCCAATTTTGGCAGCCACTTTGCTGACCAAAGATTTAATTACTATTAAGAATTTGCCACATTTGCATGACATTACCACTATGTTAGAGCTATTAGGCTCAATGGGGTGTGGTGTTGTTGTTGATGAAAAAATGAGTGTTCAATTGGACATCTCTACACTGAATAATTGTGAAGCGCCTTATGAACTTGTTAAAACCATGCGAGCTTCCATATTAGTACTAGGGCCATTAGTGAGTCATTTTGGTCGTGCCGTAGTATCTTTGCCGGGTGGTTGTGCAATTGGAAGTCGCCCTGTGGATTTACACTTGCGTGGATTAGAAGCCATGGGCGCTAAAATTGATGTCACTGGTGGCAATATTGTGGCCACCGTTGATGGGCGTTTACAAGGTGCTCGTATTTTCTTCGATAAGGTCACGGTAACTGGTACAGAAAATTTGCTAATGGCAGCAACTTTAGCAGAAGGTCAAACCATTCTTGAAAATGCCGCTCGTGAACCTGAAGTGGTTGATTTGGCTGAGTGTTTGATTTCCATGGGAGCAAAAATATCGGGTCATGGCTCGGACACTATTGTTGTGGATGGCGTAGAAGCGTTACATGGCACTACCTATCCTGTGATGCCTGATAGAATCGAGACAGGTACTTTTTTGGTCGCTGCGGCTATTACTGGTGGCAAGGTTAAAGTTATTGATACAGATGTGAAATCTCTGGAAGCCGTGTTATCGAAATTGGAAGAAGCAGGCGCTAAAGTGAGTTGTGGTGATGATTGGATTGAAGTGGATATGGAAGGCCGTCAACCGAAAGCCGTAAATATAAGTACTGCGCCATATCCTGCTTTTCCAACGGATATGCAAGCGCAATTTGTCGCATTAAACTCAGTGGCAACTGGCGTGGGTCGTGTTATTGAGAATATTTTTGAAAACCGCTTTATGCACGTAGATGAAATGTTGCGTATGGGAGCGGATATTGAAGTGAATGGTAATACGGCCATTATTCGCGGCTGTGACAAGCTAAAAGGCGCGCCAGTAATGGCAACAGATCTTCGGGCTTCGGCAAGTTTGGTGCTTTCAGCTTTGGTTGCAGAGGGCGATACTAAGATAGACCGTATCTACCATATTGACCGTGGTTATGAATGTATTGAGGAAAAGTTTGGCGCCTTGGGTGCGAAAATTTCGCGAGTATTGAATTAA
- a CDS encoding trypsin-like peptidase domain-containing protein encodes MKLKIYLMPTIIAILLGACIGLTALLMQAYENIHKVESYANTVNATASSVISIYSQKLEKRHWSENGAVTQTTNLGSGVIITSDGFILTNHHVIQNAQSITVALNDERRLQAKLIGSDPSTDLAVLKIQIDDLPSIKIGNSSKMQIGDRILAIGNPFDIGQTVTSGIISAKGRNSIGLNTYENFLQTDAAINPGNSGGALVNMRGELIGISSAIYSSSGGSQGIGFATPIDDAMAVMQDIITHGEVIRGYLGMEAQRITQNLADNLALPSDYGLLVSDITQSSPAQKAGIEVGDIILEINQTPSTDPYQVQRMIASLKPGTSISLLGLRGRQSYQAKIILEKQPTMQRIVY; translated from the coding sequence ATGAAGTTAAAAATTTATTTAATGCCAACCATTATCGCCATTCTACTAGGTGCTTGTATAGGCTTAACAGCATTACTCATGCAGGCCTATGAAAATATACATAAGGTTGAAAGCTACGCAAACACGGTAAATGCCACTGCCTCCTCTGTTATTAGCATTTATAGCCAAAAATTGGAAAAGCGCCACTGGAGCGAAAATGGTGCTGTTACTCAAACGACGAATTTAGGTTCTGGCGTCATCATTACTTCTGACGGTTTTATCCTAACCAATCATCATGTCATTCAAAACGCACAAAGCATTACAGTGGCATTAAACGATGAAAGACGGTTACAAGCCAAACTTATTGGTTCAGACCCTTCAACCGATTTAGCGGTTTTAAAAATCCAAATAGACGACTTACCTAGTATAAAAATCGGCAACAGCAGCAAAATGCAAATTGGCGATCGAATTTTAGCCATTGGCAATCCATTTGATATTGGTCAAACCGTTACATCAGGCATCATTAGCGCCAAAGGACGCAATAGCATTGGTTTAAATACCTACGAAAATTTTCTACAAACTGATGCAGCAATTAATCCAGGTAACTCTGGTGGCGCCTTGGTAAATATGCGCGGAGAACTCATTGGTATCAGCTCTGCCATTTATTCCAGCTCAGGCGGATCGCAAGGTATTGGTTTTGCCACACCCATCGACGATGCTATGGCTGTGATGCAAGATATAATTACCCACGGTGAAGTAATACGCGGATATTTGGGAATGGAAGCTCAAAGAATCACCCAGAACCTAGCAGACAATTTGGCTTTACCAAGTGATTATGGCCTATTGGTCAGCGACATAACCCAATCGAGCCCAGCCCAAAAAGCCGGCATTGAAGTGGGCGATATCATTTTAGAGATAAATCAAACCCCCAGTACCGACCCATATCAAGTTCAAAGAATGATAGCCTCATTGAAACCTGGCACCAGTATTTCTTTATTAGGCTTAAGAGGTCGGCAATCTTACCAAGCAAAAATAATCTTAGAAAAACAACCTACCATGCAAAGAATTGTTTATTGA
- the hisD gene encoding histidinol dehydrogenase translates to MKLNIREFSSKSAGFRAELESLLAWDSVSDANVQQSVTDIVTQVRARGDEALVEFTNRFDRRDVKHAKELEISREQMAQAKSRVSEALVSSLEAAAKRVRDYHEHQVQNSWQYQEADGTVLGQKVTPLDRVGVYVPGGKAAYPSSVLMNVMPAKVAGVGEIIMVVPTPDGFVNDIVLTAAYIAGVDRVFTVGGAQAIAALAYGTQSVPKVDKIVGPGNIYVATAKRMVFGAVGIDMIAGPSEILVVCDGKTNPDWIAMDLFSQAEHDEDAQSILISPNMDYIQQVKQAMERLIETQSRKDIIKVSLENRGAFIHVLDMEEAIEIANLVAAEHLELSVDEPEKWAQKIRHAGAIFMGRHTPEALGDYCAGPNHVLPTSGTARFSSPLGVYDFQKRSSLINCSPEGASNLAKIASPLARGESLEAHAMSAEYRILKD, encoded by the coding sequence TTGAAACTGAACATTCGTGAGTTTTCATCAAAATCTGCAGGGTTTCGGGCGGAATTAGAGAGCCTGCTTGCATGGGACTCTGTTTCCGATGCCAATGTACAACAATCAGTAACCGATATTGTTACTCAAGTTCGTGCTCGTGGCGATGAAGCATTGGTGGAATTTACCAACCGTTTTGATCGTCGTGATGTGAAGCATGCTAAAGAGCTAGAAATTTCTCGTGAACAAATGGCACAAGCTAAGAGTCGTGTTAGTGAAGCATTAGTTTCCAGTCTAGAAGCAGCGGCGAAACGTGTCCGTGATTATCATGAGCATCAGGTACAAAACTCTTGGCAATATCAAGAAGCAGACGGCACTGTGTTAGGGCAGAAAGTAACGCCATTGGACAGAGTGGGAGTGTATGTGCCTGGGGGTAAGGCAGCTTATCCTTCTTCTGTTCTGATGAATGTTATGCCTGCTAAAGTGGCTGGCGTTGGCGAAATTATCATGGTGGTTCCTACGCCTGATGGTTTTGTGAATGATATTGTGTTGACGGCAGCCTATATTGCTGGTGTTGACCGTGTATTTACAGTAGGTGGCGCTCAAGCTATTGCGGCTTTGGCATACGGAACACAAAGTGTGCCTAAAGTCGACAAAATAGTCGGTCCTGGAAACATCTATGTAGCGACAGCGAAACGTATGGTATTTGGTGCGGTTGGCATTGATATGATTGCAGGTCCGTCAGAAATATTAGTGGTCTGCGATGGTAAAACGAATCCAGATTGGATTGCTATGGATTTGTTTTCTCAAGCAGAGCACGATGAAGACGCACAGTCGATTTTGATTTCGCCCAATATGGACTACATTCAGCAAGTTAAGCAAGCAATGGAAAGGCTAATTGAAACACAAAGCCGCAAAGACATCATAAAAGTGTCTTTGGAAAATCGAGGTGCTTTTATCCATGTCTTGGATATGGAAGAAGCAATAGAGATTGCAAATTTGGTTGCCGCAGAGCACTTAGAATTATCCGTTGATGAGCCAGAAAAATGGGCGCAAAAAATTCGTCACGCGGGTGCGATTTTTATGGGGCGTCACACACCTGAAGCCTTGGGCGATTATTGTGCTGGACCAAATCACGTTTTGCCTACTTCAGGCACGGCACGTTTTTCTTCTCCATTAGGTGTGTACGACTTTCAAAAACGTAGCTCTTTGATCAATTGTTCTCCAGAAGGTGCAAGTAATCTGGCTAAAATAGCATCGCCTTTGGCTCGAGGTGAGTCTTTAGAGGCGCACGCGATGTCAGCTGAATATCGTATTCTTAAGGATTAA
- the mlaE gene encoding lipid asymmetry maintenance ABC transporter permease subunit MlaE, with product MNLVMHLGAWFLNWLEAVGRAGLFLAQSVLRVPVRFSESIRLLVKQLYSVGVLSLVIVVVSGAFIGMVLALQGYSILSKFGSEEAVGQLLALSLLRELAPVVTALLFAGRAGSSLTAEIGLMKATEQLSSYEMMGVDPLRRIIAPRFLAGVICLPLLSIIFAATGIIGGLLVSVGWLGVHDGAFWSLMQQSVYFDTDIMNGVIKAFFFSVVVTWIAVYQGYECVPTSEGIGKATTRTVVLGSLAILALDFVLTAAMFGDF from the coding sequence ATGAATCTTGTGATGCATTTAGGGGCTTGGTTTCTGAATTGGTTAGAAGCGGTTGGGCGTGCGGGTCTTTTTTTAGCGCAAAGCGTGCTTCGTGTCCCTGTTCGTTTCAGTGAGTCAATTCGATTACTGGTAAAACAGCTTTACTCTGTTGGTGTGTTGTCACTAGTGATTGTGGTGGTGTCTGGTGCCTTTATTGGTATGGTATTGGCTTTGCAGGGCTACAGTATTTTATCAAAATTTGGTTCAGAAGAAGCTGTGGGGCAGTTGTTGGCATTATCTCTATTACGCGAATTGGCTCCTGTTGTAACCGCTCTATTGTTCGCAGGCCGAGCCGGTTCTTCGTTAACTGCTGAAATTGGTTTAATGAAGGCTACTGAGCAATTATCCAGTTATGAGATGATGGGGGTTGACCCTTTGCGTCGCATTATTGCACCACGTTTTCTCGCTGGAGTGATCTGTTTGCCTTTGTTAAGTATTATTTTTGCAGCAACAGGTATCATTGGCGGCTTATTGGTATCCGTTGGTTGGCTTGGGGTACATGACGGCGCATTTTGGTCTTTGATGCAGCAGTCTGTGTATTTTGATACCGATATTATGAATGGCGTGATTAAGGCCTTTTTCTTTTCGGTCGTGGTGACTTGGATTGCGGTCTATCAGGGCTACGAATGTGTACCAACCTCGGAAGGTATTGGTAAAGCAACGACTCGCACTGTGGTGTTGGGTTCTTTGGCGATTTTAGCATTGGATTTTGTATTAACAGCTGCCATGTTTGGGGATTTTTAG
- a CDS encoding Nif3-like dinuclear metal center hexameric protein yields the protein MLRSEFELLLNRTLSPSRFKDYAPNGLQVEGKDEIHRVVTGVTANQTLINAAVEWQADAIFVHHGYFWKNESPEIVGMKYRRIATLIKNDINLYGYHLPLDAHPEYGNNAGLANVLGLGSREPLQSWLPIEESIGIVGELNEAMTLDAFQHLIEKGVGREVLFERVSDLPIKRVALCTGGAQGYIEQALKVKADVFITGEVSEQTIHIAREMGIHFIAAGHHATERFGAQAMAAFLDRQDDLQAIFIDVDNPA from the coding sequence TTGTTACGCAGTGAGTTTGAATTATTACTGAATCGAACACTGAGTCCAAGCCGTTTTAAAGATTATGCGCCAAACGGCCTTCAGGTAGAAGGAAAAGACGAGATTCATCGAGTGGTAACAGGGGTAACCGCTAATCAAACTTTGATTAATGCTGCGGTAGAATGGCAAGCAGACGCAATCTTTGTGCATCATGGTTATTTCTGGAAAAATGAGTCTCCTGAAATAGTTGGTATGAAATATCGTCGTATCGCTACTTTAATCAAGAATGATATTAATCTGTATGGCTATCATCTGCCTTTAGATGCTCATCCCGAATACGGTAATAATGCTGGCTTGGCCAATGTGCTGGGGCTTGGTTCTCGTGAGCCTCTGCAGTCTTGGTTACCTATTGAGGAGTCTATAGGCATTGTAGGTGAGCTTAATGAGGCTATGACGTTGGATGCTTTTCAACACTTGATTGAAAAAGGTGTGGGTCGTGAGGTCTTGTTCGAACGGGTGTCTGATCTACCTATCAAGCGAGTGGCTTTGTGTACAGGCGGAGCGCAAGGTTATATTGAGCAGGCTTTAAAAGTAAAAGCGGATGTCTTTATTACGGGGGAAGTATCGGAGCAAACGATACATATTGCCCGAGAAATGGGGATTCACTTTATTGCAGCAGGCCATCATGCTACGGAGCGATTTGGAGCTCAAGCTATGGCTGCTTTCTTGGATAGGCAGGATGATTTGCAAGCTATATTCATAGATGTGGATAATCCGGCTTAA